One region of Permianibacter fluminis genomic DNA includes:
- a CDS encoding TRZ/ATZ family hydrolase, with the protein MIEADLLLSARWLLPVAPINTVLEDGAIAIAAGRIVAVGPRSELQQRVNARQQQHLGDHVLLPGLINAHNHAAMTLLRGCGEDMALMDWLNNRIWPLEKALVTPEFVADGVELACAEQIRGGVTAFADNYFYAERAATTIQKVGMRGLMASPILSFPMPGAADGKAGIHRVLELHDTCHSLPLVKAAFGPHAPYTVDDALLTQVATYAEELGLVVHMHVHESAQEIADSLKQYGMRPLQRLNKLGLLGPQFVAVHAVHLNDDDIALLKENGVQTVHCPESNLKLASGFCPVAKLQAAGINVGLGTDGAASNNDLDLLGELRTATLLGKAVAGDPTAMKAEQMLYMVTLGGARTMALENEIGSLEVGKSADVIAIDLSGLLQQPVYNPLYSLIYSVQREQVSDVWVAGQALMRNRELLTIDEGALRAKVQRWQGDVQSTLKTHAN; encoded by the coding sequence ATGATCGAAGCCGATTTGCTGCTCAGTGCCCGCTGGCTGTTACCGGTGGCGCCGATCAATACGGTGCTCGAAGACGGCGCCATCGCGATCGCGGCCGGTCGCATCGTTGCCGTCGGGCCGCGCAGCGAACTGCAGCAGCGGGTCAATGCCCGGCAGCAGCAACACCTTGGCGATCACGTCCTGCTGCCCGGCCTCATCAACGCCCACAACCACGCCGCCATGACCTTGCTGCGCGGCTGCGGCGAAGACATGGCGCTGATGGACTGGCTCAACAACCGGATCTGGCCGCTGGAAAAAGCGCTGGTGACACCGGAGTTTGTCGCCGATGGTGTTGAGCTCGCTTGTGCCGAACAGATCCGCGGCGGCGTCACCGCCTTTGCCGACAATTATTTCTACGCCGAGCGCGCCGCGACCACGATACAAAAAGTCGGCATGCGTGGCCTGATGGCGAGCCCCATCCTGTCATTCCCAATGCCCGGCGCAGCCGATGGCAAAGCAGGGATTCATCGGGTTCTGGAATTGCACGATACCTGCCACAGCCTGCCGCTGGTCAAGGCCGCGTTTGGCCCGCATGCGCCGTACACCGTCGATGATGCGCTGCTGACTCAAGTAGCCACCTACGCCGAAGAACTCGGTCTTGTCGTGCACATGCATGTGCACGAGAGCGCGCAGGAAATTGCCGACTCACTGAAGCAATACGGCATGCGGCCGCTGCAGCGACTCAACAAGCTCGGCCTGCTCGGGCCGCAATTCGTCGCCGTGCACGCCGTGCACCTCAACGACGATGACATAGCGCTGCTGAAAGAAAACGGCGTGCAAACCGTGCACTGCCCGGAATCCAACCTGAAACTTGCCAGCGGCTTTTGCCCGGTGGCAAAACTGCAGGCGGCCGGCATCAACGTCGGGCTCGGTACCGATGGTGCCGCCAGCAACAACGATCTGGATCTGCTTGGCGAATTGCGCACCGCCACCTTGCTCGGCAAGGCGGTCGCCGGCGATCCGACCGCGATGAAAGCCGAACAGATGCTGTACATGGTCACGCTCGGCGGTGCTCGCACCATGGCGCTGGAAAATGAAATCGGCTCGCTGGAAGTTGGCAAATCCGCCGATGTGATCGCCATCGATTTGTCCGGCCTGCTACAGCAACCGGTGTACAACCCGCTCTACTCGCTGATTTACTCCGTACAACGGGAGCAAGTCAGCGATGTCTGGGTCGCCGGTCAGGCGCTGATGCGCAACCGCGAGCTGCTGACCATTGATGAAGGCGCACTGCGGGCAAAAGTGCAGCGCTGGCAGGGTGATGTGCAAAGTACCTTAAAGACGCACGCCAATTGA
- the gyrA gene encoding DNA gyrase subunit A, whose translation MTELAKEILAVSIEDELRTSYLDYAMSVIVGRALPDVRDGLKPVHRRVLYAMSVLGNDYNKAYKKSARVVGDVIGKYHPHGDTAVYDTIVRMAQPFSLRYMLVDGQGNFGSIDGDNAAAMRYTEVRMDKIAHELLADLDKETVDFVDNYDGSEQEPSVLPTRVPNLLINGSSGIAVGMATNIPPHNLREVVNGVLALMDNPEIDIEGLMEHIPAPDFPTAGIICGRAGIVQAYKTGRGRCVIRARHELEEEGQKTSIIVTELPYQVNKARLIEKIAELVREKKIEGITGLRDESDKDGMRMVIELRRNELPEVVLNNLYAQTQMQTTFGINTVALVDGQPRTLALKECLEEFVRHRREVVTRRTVYELRKAREKAHTLEGLAVAIANIDEVIELIRSSPTPAEAKERLIAKAWQPGGVMAMLDRAGALASRPEDLEAQYGFVDGGYHLSPVQAQAILELRLHKLTGLEHEKLLDEYKELLTEIGEYLHILASNARLMEVIREELVKVRDEYGDERRTEISNTAEDIDIEDLIADEEVVVTLSSEGYVKYQPLSTYEAQKRGGRGKSATDLKDEDFVRKLIVCKTHDYLLCFSTRGRLYWLKVYNLPEAGRGARGKPIVNLLPLQPDEKITSLLPVRTFDAEHQIFMATKSGVVKRTALDNFARPRSAGIIAVDLRDDDELVGVDITSGKDDVMLFSDVGRVVRFNETKVREMGRLARGVRGIRLGEGEAVISLIVAHEGTDILTATMNGYGKRTALEAYPVKGRGVRGVLSIKVSERNGKVIGAVAVKSGEHIMLISDKGTLVRTRVSEVRVMGRNTAGVRLMRVLEGEHLIGLESITVVDEGDNEDVVSPLLSDDAEE comes from the coding sequence ATGACCGAACTCGCCAAAGAGATCCTTGCCGTCAGCATCGAAGACGAGCTGCGCACCTCTTATCTCGATTACGCGATGAGCGTCATTGTCGGCCGGGCCCTGCCCGATGTCCGCGATGGCCTGAAACCTGTCCACCGCCGCGTGCTGTACGCGATGAGCGTACTGGGTAACGACTACAACAAAGCCTACAAAAAATCGGCCCGTGTGGTCGGTGACGTGATCGGTAAATACCACCCGCATGGCGACACCGCCGTGTACGACACCATCGTCCGGATGGCGCAGCCGTTTTCGCTGCGCTACATGCTGGTCGACGGCCAAGGCAACTTCGGCTCCATCGACGGCGACAACGCGGCGGCGATGCGTTACACCGAAGTGCGTATGGACAAGATTGCCCATGAGCTGCTCGCGGATCTGGACAAAGAAACGGTCGATTTTGTCGACAACTACGACGGCAGTGAGCAAGAGCCGTCGGTGCTGCCGACTCGCGTGCCGAACCTTCTGATCAACGGCTCCAGTGGTATTGCCGTCGGCATGGCGACCAATATTCCGCCGCACAACCTGCGTGAAGTGGTCAACGGCGTGCTCGCGCTGATGGACAATCCCGAGATCGATATCGAAGGTTTGATGGAACACATTCCGGCACCGGATTTCCCGACCGCCGGCATCATCTGCGGTCGCGCCGGCATTGTGCAGGCGTACAAAACCGGCCGGGGTCGCTGCGTTATTCGCGCCCGTCACGAGCTGGAAGAAGAAGGCCAGAAAACCAGCATTATCGTCACCGAGCTGCCGTATCAGGTGAACAAGGCGCGCTTGATCGAGAAAATCGCCGAGTTGGTGCGTGAGAAGAAAATCGAGGGCATCACTGGTCTGCGCGACGAGTCCGACAAGGATGGCATGCGCATGGTGATTGAACTGCGCCGCAACGAACTGCCGGAAGTGGTGCTGAACAACCTCTACGCGCAGACCCAGATGCAGACCACCTTCGGCATCAACACCGTCGCGCTGGTCGACGGTCAGCCGCGCACGCTGGCGCTGAAAGAGTGTCTGGAAGAGTTTGTCCGTCACCGCCGCGAAGTGGTGACCCGTCGTACCGTTTACGAATTGCGCAAAGCACGCGAAAAGGCCCACACACTGGAAGGTTTGGCCGTTGCGATTGCCAACATCGATGAAGTCATCGAACTGATCCGTTCATCGCCGACGCCGGCCGAAGCGAAAGAGCGTTTGATCGCCAAAGCTTGGCAGCCGGGTGGCGTCATGGCCATGCTCGATCGCGCCGGGGCGCTGGCTTCGCGACCAGAAGATCTGGAAGCGCAGTACGGATTTGTTGACGGCGGCTACCATCTGTCACCGGTACAAGCGCAAGCGATTCTGGAACTGCGTCTGCACAAACTGACCGGCCTTGAGCATGAAAAACTGCTCGACGAATACAAAGAGCTGCTTACCGAAATCGGCGAATACCTGCACATTCTGGCCAGCAACGCCCGCTTGATGGAAGTGATCCGCGAAGAGCTGGTCAAGGTCCGTGACGAATACGGTGATGAGCGCCGCACCGAGATTTCGAACACCGCCGAAGACATCGACATCGAAGATTTGATCGCCGATGAAGAAGTCGTGGTGACGCTGTCGAGCGAAGGCTATGTGAAGTACCAGCCGCTCTCGACCTACGAAGCGCAGAAGCGCGGCGGTCGTGGCAAATCGGCGACCGATCTGAAAGACGAAGACTTCGTCCGCAAGCTGATCGTCTGCAAAACGCACGATTACCTGCTGTGCTTCTCGACCCGTGGCCGCTTGTACTGGCTCAAGGTCTACAACCTGCCGGAAGCCGGTCGCGGTGCTCGCGGCAAACCGATCGTCAACCTGCTGCCGCTACAGCCGGACGAGAAGATCACGTCGTTGCTGCCGGTCCGCACCTTCGATGCAGAACATCAAATTTTCATGGCGACCAAGTCCGGCGTGGTCAAGCGTACCGCGCTCGACAACTTCGCCCGTCCGCGCAGCGCCGGCATCATCGCCGTCGATCTGCGTGATGACGACGAGCTGGTTGGCGTCGACATCACCTCGGGCAAAGACGATGTGATGCTGTTCTCCGATGTCGGCCGTGTGGTTCGCTTCAACGAAACCAAGGTGCGCGAAATGGGCCGCCTGGCCCGTGGCGTGCGCGGTATCCGTTTGGGTGAGGGCGAGGCAGTCATCAGCCTTATCGTCGCGCACGAAGGCACCGACATTCTCACCGCAACCATGAATGGTTATGGCAAGCGCACCGCGCTCGAGGCCTATCCGGTCAAGGGCCGTGGTGTGCGCGGCGTGCTGTCGATCAAGGTCAGCGAGCGCAATGGCAAGGTCATTGGCGCGGTCGCGGTCAAGTCTGGCGAACACATCATGCTGATCTCCGACAAAGGCACGCTGGTCCGTACCCGCGTTTCGGAAGTGCGCGTAATGGGCCGCAACACCGCCGGTGTCCGCTTGATGCGGGTGCTGGAAGGTGAACACCTGATCGGTCTGGAATCGATCACTGTCGTTGATGAAGGTGACAACGAAGATGTCGTGTCTCCGCTGCTCAGTGATGATGCCGAAGAGTGA
- the serC gene encoding 3-phosphoserine/phosphohydroxythreonine transaminase yields the protein MRKFNFCSGPAAMPEAVLKRAQAELLDWNGHGCSVMEISHRSDAFVELAESAERKLRALMNIPDDYAVLFCHGSATHQFAMIPMNLLADGKTADYLNTGIWSDKAVKESKKFGQVNEIKALVERDGVFTVTDRSEWKLSADSAYLHYCPNETIGGVELHSVPVDGRVLVADMSSCILSRPINVRDYGLIYAGAQKNIGPAGMTIVIIRKDLMGKASARTPTLFDYKVLADNGSMYNTPPTWAWYLADLVFDWIAEQGGVQAMEKHNAAKADVLYACIDSNPFYRNPIAKPFRSRMNVPFRLHDEALNDKFLQESEAAGMLALAGHRSVGGMRASIYNAMPMAGVQTLIEFMTDFAKRNG from the coding sequence ATGCGTAAATTCAATTTTTGTTCCGGCCCGGCAGCCATGCCGGAAGCTGTACTGAAGCGGGCTCAGGCGGAATTGCTCGACTGGAATGGCCACGGCTGTTCGGTGATGGAGATCTCGCACCGTTCCGATGCCTTTGTTGAGCTGGCCGAAAGCGCTGAGCGCAAGCTGCGCGCGCTGATGAATATCCCGGACGATTACGCGGTGCTGTTCTGCCATGGCAGCGCAACGCACCAGTTTGCGATGATTCCGATGAATCTGCTGGCCGACGGCAAGACCGCGGATTACCTCAACACCGGTATCTGGTCCGACAAAGCGGTCAAGGAATCGAAGAAGTTTGGTCAGGTCAACGAGATCAAGGCGCTGGTCGAGCGCGATGGCGTATTCACCGTTACCGATCGCAGCGAGTGGAAATTAAGCGCCGATAGCGCTTACCTGCATTACTGCCCGAATGAAACCATTGGCGGTGTTGAGCTGCACAGCGTTCCGGTCGACGGCCGGGTGTTGGTGGCGGACATGTCGAGCTGCATTTTGTCGCGCCCGATCAATGTCCGCGACTACGGTCTGATTTACGCCGGCGCCCAGAAGAACATCGGCCCGGCCGGCATGACCATCGTGATCATCCGCAAGGATCTGATGGGCAAAGCCTCTGCCCGCACCCCGACGCTGTTTGATTACAAAGTGCTCGCGGACAACGGCAGCATGTACAACACGCCGCCGACCTGGGCCTGGTATCTGGCGGATCTGGTGTTCGACTGGATTGCCGAGCAGGGCGGTGTGCAGGCGATGGAAAAGCACAATGCTGCCAAAGCGGATGTGCTTTATGCCTGCATCGACAGCAATCCGTTTTATCGCAACCCGATCGCCAAACCGTTCCGGTCACGGATGAACGTGCCGTTCCGTTTGCACGACGAAGCCCTGAACGACAAATTCTTGCAGGAGTCGGAAGCGGCCGGCATGTTGGCCTTGGCGGGTCACCGTTCTGTCGGTGGTATGCGCGCCAGCATTTACAACGCAATGCCGATGGCCGGCGTGCAGACCTTGATAGAATTCATGACCGATTTTGCCAAGCGCAACGGTTGA
- the hisC gene encoding histidinol-phosphate transaminase: MSIDFSKLAVEGVRTLHPYQPGKPISELERELGITDIIKLASNENPLGLSPKAKAAIEAEIKDIALYPDANGFYLKDAICKRFGLKHEQLTLGNGSNDVMDIAVRTFVGTGDEVVCSQYCFIAFPISAQAQGAKIITVPAKADFGHDLTAMRAAITPKTKLVYVVNPNNPTGNWLRAGELKAFLDSVPQNVIVVYDEAYFEYADGTPEYPDAFGWLNQYPNLIVLRTFSKAYGLAALRVGFSVAQPECAGLMNRVRQPFNVNSLALAAAVATMNDADYIKRVVELNRQGMQQYQQAFEALKLHYIPSLGNFITVDLGRPAAPVYQAMLREGVIVRPIGNYGLLNHIRISIGLPEQNERCIRALKKVLAG, from the coding sequence ATGAGCATCGATTTCTCGAAACTGGCCGTTGAAGGTGTCCGCACGCTGCATCCGTATCAGCCGGGCAAGCCGATCTCCGAGCTGGAGCGCGAGCTGGGCATCACCGACATCATCAAGCTGGCGTCGAATGAGAATCCACTTGGTCTGTCACCCAAGGCCAAAGCGGCGATTGAAGCCGAGATCAAGGACATCGCGCTGTATCCGGATGCCAATGGCTTTTACCTGAAAGACGCCATCTGCAAGCGCTTTGGTTTGAAGCATGAGCAATTGACGCTCGGCAACGGCTCGAACGATGTCATGGACATCGCGGTGCGTACCTTTGTTGGCACTGGTGACGAGGTGGTGTGCTCGCAATACTGCTTCATCGCCTTCCCAATCAGCGCGCAGGCGCAGGGCGCGAAAATCATCACGGTGCCGGCGAAGGCCGATTTCGGCCATGATTTGACTGCAATGCGCGCGGCGATTACGCCGAAAACCAAACTGGTCTACGTGGTCAACCCGAACAACCCGACTGGCAACTGGTTGCGCGCCGGCGAGTTGAAGGCGTTTCTCGACAGCGTGCCGCAAAACGTTATCGTCGTGTATGACGAAGCCTATTTTGAATACGCCGATGGCACGCCGGAATATCCGGATGCGTTCGGTTGGCTGAACCAGTACCCGAACCTGATCGTGCTGCGCACCTTCTCGAAGGCTTATGGTCTGGCGGCGCTGCGGGTCGGCTTTTCGGTGGCACAGCCGGAATGTGCCGGCTTGATGAACCGGGTGCGCCAGCCGTTCAACGTCAACTCGCTGGCGCTCGCGGCAGCGGTGGCGACGATGAATGATGCCGACTACATCAAGCGCGTGGTCGAGCTGAACAGACAAGGTATGCAGCAGTATCAGCAGGCGTTCGAAGCGCTGAAGCTCCATTACATTCCGTCGCTTGGCAATTTCATCACCGTCGATCTGGGTCGGCCGGCCGCGCCGGTGTATCAGGCGATGCTGCGCGAAGGCGTGATCGTGCGGCCGATTGGCAATTACGGCTTGCTGAACCATATCCGGATTTCGATTGGCCTGCCGGAGCAGAATGAGCGCTGCATTCGGGCGCTGAAGAAAGTGTTGGCGGGTTGA
- the cmk gene encoding (d)CMP kinase: MTKAVPVIAIDGPGGSGKGTIGLLVAKELKFHFLDSGALYRLVGLAARHHGIAADNEEALTVLAGHMDVAFAAGKTGEPRVYLEGEDVTNDIRTDEVSQLASQVAAFPRVRAALFDRQRAFAKSPGLVADGRDMGTVVFPDADVKIFLTASAETRAERRFKQLQSMGSGASIGDLLTSIRDRDERDRNRPVAPLRPADDAIEIDSSHLNIDQVLQRVLEVVRNRLSAEPVSGQR, encoded by the coding sequence ATGACCAAAGCGGTTCCCGTCATTGCAATCGACGGTCCCGGCGGTTCGGGCAAGGGCACGATTGGCCTGCTGGTGGCCAAAGAGCTCAAGTTCCATTTTCTCGACAGTGGTGCGCTGTACCGGCTGGTTGGCCTGGCCGCCCGTCATCACGGCATTGCCGCTGACAACGAAGAAGCCCTGACCGTACTGGCTGGCCACATGGATGTCGCGTTTGCCGCCGGCAAGACCGGTGAGCCGCGGGTGTATCTGGAAGGTGAGGATGTCACCAACGACATCCGGACCGACGAAGTCAGCCAGCTGGCCTCGCAGGTCGCGGCGTTCCCGCGGGTGCGGGCGGCCTTGTTCGACCGGCAGCGGGCCTTTGCCAAAAGCCCGGGCCTGGTGGCCGATGGCCGCGATATGGGCACTGTGGTGTTTCCGGATGCCGACGTGAAGATTTTCCTGACCGCTTCGGCCGAAACCCGCGCCGAACGGCGCTTTAAGCAGTTGCAGTCGATGGGGTCCGGCGCTAGTATTGGCGACCTTTTGACCAGCATCCGGGACCGCGACGAGCGGGACCGCAACCGACCGGTCGCGCCTTTGCGGCCAGCGGATGATGCCATTGAGATCGACAGCTCCCACCTGAACATTGATCAGGTGCTGCAGCGGGTGCTCGAAGTGGTCCGTAACCGTCTGTCCGCAGAACCGGTTTCGGGTCAACGTTGA
- the rpsA gene encoding 30S ribosomal protein S1 produces MSESFAKLFEESLVSVEMRSGAVVRGVVVDIGPDVVTVHAGLKSEGVIPVEQFKNEAGEIDVKVGDVVDVVLEAVEDGYGETRLSREKAKRQESWIALERSFTAGEAVMGIITGKVKGGFTVDIKTIRAFLPGSLVDVRPVRDTTHLEGRELEFKVIKLDQKRNNVVVSRRAVIESESSAEREQLLGQLQEGMETKGVVKNLTDYGAFVDLGGIDGLLHITDMAWKRVKHPSEVVEVGQEIQVKVLKFDRERNRVSLGLKQLGEDPWVQISRRYPAGAKLRGKVTNLTDYGCFVEIEEGVEGLVHVSEMDWTNKNIHPSKVVSVGDEVEVMVLEIDEERRRISLGIKQCAANPWQTFSATHNKGDRVSGKIKSITDFGIFIGLDGGIDGLVHLSDISWNETGEEAVKKFKKGDDVDAVVLAVDAERERISLGIKQVENDPFANYLAAHGKGTIVSGKVTAVDAKGATLDLGEGVEGYIRVSELTRERIEDARSAVKEGETIEAKFVGVDRKARTISLSVRAKDEHEEARAIAEHSKEDDAVPATTLGDLIKAQMANRE; encoded by the coding sequence ATGAGCGAATCATTCGCCAAACTTTTTGAAGAATCCCTGGTTTCCGTAGAAATGCGTTCGGGCGCTGTTGTCCGCGGTGTCGTTGTCGACATCGGCCCTGACGTCGTTACCGTGCACGCTGGCCTGAAGTCGGAAGGCGTGATCCCGGTCGAGCAGTTCAAGAACGAAGCCGGCGAAATCGACGTCAAAGTCGGTGACGTGGTTGACGTTGTGCTCGAAGCCGTCGAAGACGGTTACGGTGAAACCCGCCTGTCGCGCGAAAAAGCCAAGCGTCAGGAATCGTGGATTGCTCTCGAGCGTTCTTTCACCGCCGGCGAAGCGGTTATGGGCATCATCACTGGCAAGGTCAAAGGCGGCTTCACGGTCGACATCAAGACCATCCGCGCGTTCCTGCCAGGCTCGCTTGTTGACGTACGTCCGGTGCGCGACACCACCCACCTCGAAGGCCGCGAACTCGAGTTCAAGGTCATCAAGCTCGACCAGAAGCGCAACAACGTTGTCGTTTCGCGCCGCGCCGTTATCGAAAGCGAATCGAGCGCCGAACGCGAACAACTCCTTGGCCAGCTGCAAGAAGGCATGGAAACCAAGGGCGTGGTCAAGAACCTCACCGATTACGGTGCGTTCGTTGACCTCGGCGGCATCGACGGTCTGTTGCACATCACCGACATGGCCTGGAAACGCGTCAAGCATCCGTCGGAAGTGGTCGAAGTCGGCCAGGAAATCCAGGTCAAGGTGCTCAAGTTCGATCGCGAGCGCAACCGCGTTTCGCTGGGCCTGAAGCAACTGGGCGAAGATCCGTGGGTTCAAATCAGCCGTCGTTACCCGGCTGGTGCCAAGCTGCGTGGCAAGGTCACCAACCTGACCGATTACGGCTGCTTCGTGGAAATCGAAGAAGGCGTCGAAGGTCTGGTGCACGTTTCCGAAATGGATTGGACCAACAAGAACATTCACCCGTCGAAAGTCGTTTCGGTTGGCGACGAAGTGGAAGTCATGGTCCTCGAAATCGACGAAGAGCGTCGCCGTATTTCGCTGGGTATCAAGCAGTGCGCTGCCAACCCGTGGCAAACCTTCTCGGCTACCCACAACAAGGGTGACCGCGTCTCCGGCAAGATCAAGTCGATCACCGATTTCGGTATCTTCATTGGTCTGGACGGTGGCATCGACGGCCTCGTGCACCTGTCGGACATTTCCTGGAACGAGACTGGCGAAGAAGCCGTCAAGAAGTTCAAGAAGGGCGACGATGTTGACGCCGTTGTCTTGGCCGTTGATGCCGAGCGCGAGCGCATCAGCCTGGGCATCAAGCAAGTCGAGAACGATCCGTTCGCGAACTACCTGGCCGCTCACGGCAAGGGCACCATTGTCTCTGGCAAGGTGACCGCTGTGGATGCCAAGGGCGCGACCCTGGATCTGGGCGAAGGCGTCGAAGGTTACATTCGCGTTTCCGAACTGACCCGCGAGCGCATCGAAGATGCCCGTAGCGCCGTCAAAGAAGGCGAGACCATAGAAGCCAAGTTCGTCGGCGTTGATCGCAAAGCCCGCACCATCTCCCTGAGCGTTCGCGCCAAGGACGAGCATGAAGAAGCTCGTGCCATTGCCGAACACAGCAAGGAAGATGATGCCGTGCCGGCGACCACCCTGGGTGACCTGATCAAGGCCCAGATGGCGAACCGCGAGTAA
- the ihfB gene encoding integration host factor subunit beta codes for MTKSELIERLAGMQGQLNAKDVELVVKTLLEHMAQALAKGERIEIRGFGSFSLHYRAPRVGRNPKTGESVMLDGKYVPHFKPGKELRSRVNGGVDIIAFDDDDEDDGDED; via the coding sequence ATGACCAAGTCGGAGCTCATTGAGCGGCTTGCCGGTATGCAAGGCCAACTCAATGCGAAAGACGTCGAGCTGGTCGTGAAGACCTTGCTCGAACACATGGCCCAAGCCCTGGCCAAGGGCGAGCGCATTGAGATTCGTGGTTTTGGCAGCTTTTCGTTGCACTACCGTGCCCCGAGGGTTGGTCGTAATCCGAAGACCGGTGAGTCGGTCATGCTGGACGGCAAATACGTCCCGCATTTCAAGCCGGGCAAAGAACTGCGCAGCCGCGTCAACGGCGGCGTCGATATCATCGCCTTTGATGATGACGACGAAGACGATGGCGACGAGGATTGA
- a CDS encoding LapA family protein, producing the protein MRRLLIFIIVVLLLIGGWLFSAANGGEVTVNYLIGNLTGRLSYWLLGVFLAGFLLGVLYCGAALVRARLVNRRLRDRLVQTEQELQKLTSAASKAAR; encoded by the coding sequence ATGCGTCGCCTACTGATTTTCATCATTGTGGTCTTGTTGCTGATTGGCGGCTGGTTGTTCTCGGCAGCCAACGGTGGCGAAGTCACGGTCAACTACCTGATTGGCAACTTGACGGGCCGGCTGTCGTACTGGCTGCTCGGCGTCTTCCTTGCGGGCTTTCTGCTGGGCGTGCTGTATTGCGGCGCGGCGCTGGTCCGGGCGCGGCTGGTCAATCGGCGTCTGCGCGACCGGTTGGTGCAAACCGAGCAGGAATTGCAGAAACTGACCTCGGCTGCCAGCAAGGCAGCGCGTTGA
- the lapB gene encoding lipopolysaccharide assembly protein LapB, with product MTLSFWLWVLLAAALGWVFGRRYDRHKQARRSAERAKRYFKGLSYVLNDQPDKAIDMFVELVNVDPETVDTHFALGNLYRRRGETERAIRIHQNILSRLLLPPAHRSHAQYELGLDYFAAGILDRAEEIFLDLQQDGVYRRSCQKELLALYQQTREWDKAANIADAMRNEGAEDAAPMLAHFYCELAEQALAANRFELTRQRLQTALELDDKSVRASLVAARVAIAEQDDAAFEASLQRMLQQDATLFVEVLALLEIWGKQHAERERQLLNEAIAAGAGASVVLALAERIRASDGDRATGEYLITQLKLRPSLRELLKLVELHVQHAQGSTRESLALLQDVLQRLVAKLPRYRCRRCGFQGKQLHWRCPSCKTWNSVRPVTGIEGE from the coding sequence ATGACACTTTCCTTCTGGCTTTGGGTACTGCTGGCGGCCGCACTCGGTTGGGTGTTCGGCCGTCGCTATGATCGACACAAGCAGGCCCGGCGCTCGGCGGAGCGCGCCAAGCGTTACTTCAAGGGCTTGTCGTATGTGCTGAATGATCAGCCGGACAAAGCCATTGATATGTTTGTCGAGCTGGTCAATGTCGATCCGGAAACGGTCGATACCCATTTCGCGCTCGGCAATCTGTATCGCCGCCGTGGCGAAACCGAACGTGCCATCCGTATCCACCAAAATATCCTGTCTAGGCTGCTGCTGCCGCCGGCCCATCGCAGTCACGCCCAATACGAGCTCGGACTCGATTATTTCGCCGCCGGCATTCTTGACCGGGCCGAGGAAATTTTTCTCGATCTGCAGCAGGACGGCGTCTACCGACGCTCCTGCCAGAAAGAGTTGCTGGCGCTGTATCAGCAAACCCGGGAATGGGACAAAGCCGCCAATATCGCGGACGCCATGCGCAATGAAGGCGCCGAAGATGCCGCACCGATGCTGGCGCATTTCTACTGCGAGCTGGCCGAGCAGGCATTGGCAGCGAACCGGTTTGAACTGACCCGGCAACGCTTGCAGACCGCGCTGGAGCTCGACGACAAATCCGTGCGTGCCAGCCTGGTGGCGGCCCGGGTCGCCATTGCCGAGCAGGATGACGCTGCTTTCGAGGCCAGTTTGCAGCGCATGCTGCAGCAGGACGCGACCTTGTTTGTGGAAGTGCTGGCCCTGTTGGAAATCTGGGGTAAACAGCACGCCGAGCGCGAGCGCCAGCTGCTGAACGAGGCCATTGCTGCCGGTGCCGGCGCCAGCGTGGTGCTGGCCTTGGCCGAGCGGATCCGCGCCAGCGATGGGGATCGCGCCACCGGTGAATACCTGATCACACAACTGAAGCTGCGCCCCAGTTTGCGCGAGTTGTTGAAGCTGGTTGAGCTGCATGTTCAGCACGCGCAGGGCAGCACGCGGGAGAGTCTGGCCCTGCTGCAAGATGTATTGCAGCGACTGGTTGCCAAATTGCCGCGCTACCGCTGCCGGCGCTGCGGTTTTCAGGGCAAACAGCTGCATTGGCGTTGCCCCAGTTGCAAGACCTGGAACAGCGTGCGGCCGGTGACCGGCATCGAAGGGGAATAA